The nucleotide window tatgcacatatacatatgtatgtatatatatacatcctGTGTATCCCAGTTTTTATTTCTCCCGAATATCCGATCCGAGCAAAATATCCTATAtcaacaaaagaaaaactgatGTAGCTGATCCTGCAACACTGTGCCATGTACAAACAAGTTTTTATCACGTATGTTTGAATTCCCCGTTAGTATAAGTAGAGACCGTTGGTGGGGCTCAACCCTATTGTCCAAATGGCATTCGGATGTGCTCCTCTCTACATCCGATTGGCCGCCTTTCTATCAGCCGTCCAACGCTAGCCGATGTCGAGCTGGTATATCATCAACATCGTCTTAGAACCACTGCTGAAACTTCAGCCTCAGCAGTTCATCATTCGTCAGCATCGGATCGATCGATTGTCATCGTCACCGGAGAACCTGGCGTACTCACAATAATATTCTCGTCGCATCGAGCTGTTCCTGCTCTTCTCGTCCTTATACGGAGCTCTGCCCGAGGTCTTCTACGATTCTACAGATGTCTTCGTTGCTGTAATGCACCGTCTACTAGCTGCACTGGCTGATGTCTTCACCTGCACATGTGGCTGCCTCGTTCGAGGTAGTTGCATCCCGATGCTGCAACTGCGATAGCTGTGTCACAGCTTTCAAACATCGAATAGCTGCCTGCCTTCCGAACTCGGCCAATGAGACATCACCCGGTGCTGGGCATAATGCGGCCGCCATGGTCAACGTATCAAGGACATCGACACTGCCGGATCGTCCAGGACGCAGATTTCTTCGTTCTACGCATCTTCCCCGACAACCCGAAGAATCGAGGATCTTGCAGGTCTGTTCGCCGTCTTGCCATCACACCAAGACGCGATTGAGTCGCGGACGACGCCCTGGAGGTATCTCTACTTGGTTTGACACTCTTTGTCAACGTCACAGGTTGGTGGAACGGTGTTCCTTCTATCAATCCTTTTACTTTTCAGTTAACACAACGTGTATTTACGATTCCCATTTTCAGCATCTCTGCTTTGGCAATATTTTTGACTTGAGAAGGTATCAAATGTATCTGTGCTATTTGTGCGTTTATCGATGagtgtaatattcttttttttcttaacGTATCAGTTGTTAGCGCAGACGTGAAACGAGCTGTTTACTGTTGGCGGTAAGATTCGAGGGGGAAAAGCAGTTAGTAACAACATAGGGAGGTGGACATTGTCACGATTGCGACTGTTTGCGTTGTAATTCAGTAGAATCTCGAACGTCCATTGCTCAGTTGTTGAAAGTAACATCGGATGACATTGGTCTACTATGTATTTTACAGTTCCCGGATCCCCGAAAAATGCAGATCAACCTCACAGGTTTCCTCAATGGTAGAAATGCCCGATCTTTCATGGGTGAATTATGGGACCTTTTGGTCTCCGCTCAAGAAAGTGTGACGGGTATTCCGCTGGCTTTCTTACAGCAGAAAAAAGATCAAATTAAAAAACGTTTGGTGATTATCAATCTTCATTCTTATACGTTTTCCACAGTTTCCCTTTTTTATCGCATGAACTAGTCTGTGAATACCTAAACAGTTGAATAGCTAAATTTTCACATTCAGCGGAATGTTcaattcaatgaatttattttttgagtGGAAGGTTCAGTTTTCGATTTCTCTGTTAATCGTGTCTCTGAACATATCGAATTAGGAGGAGCAAGAGAAGCTTCAAGCTTCACTGgcagagaaggagaaggagaaagagagggagaaagaaaaggatGAAGCGGAAAACAAGATAAAGAAAGAAGACAAAGAACGTGGCTCGTCCAAGGAGCGAAGAAGGGACAGAAGCAGAGACCGTGACAGAGATAGGTAGGTTTGTCGAGTTGATTAAACACCTTAATGGTATGAACCATTTTAAGACTTAATCGTTGTTCGCAGAAGCAAAAGGAGTCGATCGAGAGATCGGCACAGGGACCGCGATAGATCCAGTCGCAAGCGTCGCTCGTCTTCAAGGTCGCCTAGCAAAAACTCCTTGAAGGACAACGGGAAGGACATGCCGGAGGTTAAAGTTGAACGGGAGGATTCACCTCAACCGGAAAATGCTATACCATTAATGCCTGTGAAGACGAAACCGTAAGTGCTCGCGTCTCGTCACGCGACATAATTAAAGATTATTTATGAAGGTGTGTCAACAGGGAAGCTGCCGTCGCGATATCCCGATTACAAGCTAAGTTAATGAGCATCGCCGAtggaaagaagaagaacaatCGTACTCCGTCTCCCGAGTCGCTGGAGAAAGCGAAGAAGTCCAGATCCAGATCTAAGTCCCCAGTAAGCCGTTCCAAAAAGTCCAGATCCAAATCGCCTAGCAGAGACTCGAAGACCAGACGTTCCAGATCGCCAGCGTCCAAGTCGAGGCGATCTCGCTCAAAGTCGAGATCCAGACGATCCAGATCCAGATCAAAATCCAGAAGATCGAAGTCCAGATCGCAGGATCGCTCGAAGTCTAGGCGAACAAAGTCGAAGTCGCCGAGATCACGATCAAGATCGCGTTCGCGATCGAAGAAGTCGAGGTCCAAGAGCAACGACAGAAGTAAATCCAGAAAGTCGAGGTCCGACTCGAGCGACTCCAGATCGTCGAAGTCTCGGTCGAAATCGCCCGACAAGAGGAAGGATAATCTCGACTCCAACAGGAAACGAGACGCTAGTACAAGCAGCACCTCCGAGTCGGAAGAAGACAAAGGCGCGAAGGATAAGAACGATTTCGAGATTCGAAAGAAGAAGAATGGAGTGCAGGCTAAGAGATCGTACAGAAAGACGAATAAAGACGACAGCGGTAGCGAAAGCGACTCGAGTCGTGAGAGGAAATCAGTGCCTAAGCGAAGAAGCCCTACCCCGCGGAAGGACAGAGGTCGATCCAAGGACAGAGATAGGTCTCGGGACAGATCACGGGATAGATCTCGTGACAGATCACGCGATCGATCTCGAGATAGGAACAGGaggtgaataataataataattattattatataacagttTTTACTTGTTTCATTATCAGTACTAACAATAGGGAATATCTGATTTAGGAGATCCATCgacagagaacgagagagacgaCGAGAACGGGAACGGGAAAGGGAGCGGGACAGACTAGACAGATACAGTGGCAGCCGTAGTATGCGGCCTCCGTCTGTGCGTCGAGCACCCAGTAGAAGAAGGTAACCTTAACTATGAGCAATGCTGTAATTTACAAGCGAGAATGAACGAGTATCGTTAATACGATTGAATTGCTCCAGAAGCCCACCACGTCGAAGTCCAGCAAGATATCGACGAAGATCGCCTAGCCCTGGTGATAGACGCAGAAGAAGATCTCTGGATCGTAGACGAAGATCATCGGAGAGGCGAGACAGGCGTCGATCCCCGGATCGTCGTGACAGCAGACGTCGTTCACCAGACGGCCGGGATCGATCCCTCAGGTACGATAGATCTTCCTCGCGCGACAGATCGAGTAGGCGGGACCGTTCCAGAGACAGGGACAGAAGGGATAGAGATCGAAGATCTAGATCTAGGGATCGTAGATCAAGATCGAAAGATCACAGATCATCAGTGGATCGTTCGAGGGATGAGAAACGATCTCCCGATCGTTCACGGGACGCTAAGGACAAGACGAAGGACAAGAAGGTGgacgaaaaaattaaaaaatcaactgATACGGGATCGCGAAAAGAATTGCGAAACGGAAGGTCTAAGTCAAGTAGCTCGGAAAGTAGCGAAAGTAGTTCCTCTAGCAATGAGGATGAAGCGATCAGGTGAGTGAAGAGGTTATCCTCGTACTTTCACGTTTTGTTACAGACCTTACGATTGTCGGAGCGTAAACGCAGCTATGTTCTGTTTCCTGCTTAGCTGTATAACAGAGGTTCttgacattttctgatgaataCATTCTTTGTCTGTGCGCAGAAAATCGCTTGAGCGGAAATCGTCTCAAGAGAAGCGAGAGCACACGGATGACAAAcgtaaagagaaagagaagaccGTCAAAGAAGAGCCGATCAAACGCCCGGAGAAAGAGGTAAAGAAACCTGAAACCGCGTCCGTCAAAAAACCAGATCCCAGTGTTTCTCCGAAGAAACTTCAGCCTACAACTCTGCCTGTAACTAGACACAGAGTAAGTCGATTACTGTCTCCGATTCGAATGTACTTTCAATTTCGTATCTCTTCATATTCATTCTTCGCAATGTTTCAGTTTTCGAAGAGCTTATCTCGAACGCCGTCACCGTTTAAAAAGACAGAAGATATCATAGCCGCAGTGAAAGTGAAACCACCTTCGAAGCAAGTGTAAATTTTTCAGTTGCTTTTCAAACCGTCTGACCGAGCCTAAgctaattgttattattcttaatCTATAGAGAAGAGCATAAAGAAGAATCACCAAAGGAAGAGTCGAGCTTCGCGTCTGGAGATGCTTTCCCTTTGAAAAAGGACGACAAGTCGATCAAATCGATCAAAGCAGTGACCGAGGAAAAGAAATCTAGCCAGAAGACTTCGGAGCCAGTCCTTATGAAGAAACCCATTGAAGTGATCAAGAAATCGAAAAGGGAAAAACGTGATGGTTCTACGGATTCGAACGATAGCGAAAGTGAAGGTAAATACAagttttttaaaacattcataGTATTGTTTTAACGAGGCTTCATGCTTTTTTCTTATGTATTGTAGGCAAGAAGAAATCGAGGAAGTTGGACAAATCTCGGAAATCTAGGAAAGCTTCTACGGATGAAGAGAAATCGGACAAAGGAGGTTCCAGCTCAGACTCCGAAGAGGAGAGGAAACACGTCGAAAAAAATAAGAAGATTAGAGACTCGAATCGAGGAGGTAAGATTCAGACGTGCgactttaatgaaacaaatcGCAAGATTTTACGATGAAACTGTCTTCTTCAGATTCATTAGATGAACGTGCCAAGGATAAAAAGGATAGCAGAAAACGAGACGCTAGCGAGAGCGAGTCTCGCAAACGGTCGAAGAAAGAAGCtgaagaagaaacgaagaaatcgaagaGATCTAGGAAAGATTCATCTTCGGGCGATGACGATCAGAAAACAAAGAGAGGTAAGAGCGAAGACGACAGGTCCTCCAGACTACGGAAATCCAAGAAGGATTCAAGTTCAGACGATGAACCAAAGAAGACACGGAAGAGGAGAGACAGTTCTTCGGAAGATGAGAAGTCTAGATCTCGAAAATCAAGGAAAGATTCGACGAGTGAAGATGAAGGAAAAACCCGCCCAAAAAAATCTAAACGAGATTCGAGTACGGATGACGAAGATGTAGGAGAGAAGGatacgaagaagaagaggaaaaacgATGACAGTTCAGACGAGGAAAAAGTGAAGAAGAAACGTAAAAAGAAGACAAAAACTAGTACTAGCGAATCGGAGGTAATCGTTTCTCTTTcataatcatttatattttagaacGAATTGTTTATCTGTTGTAATTGATGTGTTTTCAGGAGAGCGAAGtggaagagaagaaaaagaagaaggataAAAAGCACAAGAAGCACAAGAAACATAAAAAGCACAGGAAACACAAAAAGAAGAAGGTTGCGGATTCTGACGAATCCGATGTAAGTGAGGGGAATACTGAGGAACTGGAGAAAAAATTACGGGAAAAAGCTTTGAAATCAATGAAAAAGGGTCACAGTATAGAGAGAAGTGATTGAGAATTCGTACGATTTATTACGAAGCGTGTGTAATGTGTGTATACCTCTATTGCAATGCACTTGCTCTAACTGTATCACAAGTACGTTTCCGTTCAATATTAacgataatagaattttattgtatcacAATATTTTCTTGTGCAAAACGAGTTTGGCATTCTTAAAAGTTCATTGTGAGGGAGCCCTAATTTTTACGAACCCTAAACTTAAGCTTACGATTCACCTCGTAATCGTAATAGTTGTTCGTTTTAACTTAGCGAAATGGAAATAGCATATACCTTATTGTAATAGGGACAGTAATTTCTTGTGCCACTTTAATGTacgatttttacatttttcaagaCGTTGATACAGCTGAGCGAAGAAAAGATGTCACCTTTTGGTTAAGGAGTTCATTTTATGAATTACTGTTCATTGTATAGAGCGATGAATTTAGTTAGTAAATCTAATTTGTGTAAAAATAAGTTTTCATCGAGTTATCTAtattaagattaaaaaaaaagaaaaaaataaattacgtcTTGAAGAAAAACCTTATCTTTCAGCAAGTTGTTATCACAATCTCTTATTATAGTTTGGATAGGtataagttatataaaacaacatatttTGTTTCCAGgagttttgaattttaaatactgtataaaattgtatgcacagtataaatatatttacaatttggCCAACATAGATTCCCAATCGGGGGAACATATAAGCGTATTACTAACTGGTCCAAGATTAATTAGATCACCATTTAATTGTTCAGTATCTAATTTCGCAGCAATCAGATCCTGAAAACGAATATTAATGCAATATAGTATTGCttgtttctatagtttcatatacgtACCTGTCGAAAGCTAAGATGCGATCCTACATCCACGatcaaattattttctcctAACACTAATCGCGTTTTACCAGACTttaaaatctgcaattttcctAGAATACCAGGTTTCAAAGTATTCAAAGTGCAGAATTCTGTTTCTGAAGTACTCGTGGTTCGCTTTTCCTGACTTGTGACGTTTGGACGAGTTGTTCTAGTGTCTTCCGCGCTACCCACGAAACCAGGTAAACAATCTGgaaactatatatatttattataagaacTGTGAAGACAAGTATACTTCGTTTTTTCTTTGTCCCATACCTGAATTAGTATATACGAATTAgacttattttcaatcatttctggAATGCTATCAAACTCGTCCTTCAGTTCTATTTTTGATTTAGGCACTTTAACTTCTGTTTTAGGTggtaatactaaaaataataatactttacaGTTTCTCTGACATAAGAGAATAACATTATACGTACCCTCTCCATTCTCTAATATAATTGGCttctcatttatttcttcttcttctacttctaatTCCTGTTTAGTTTCTTCATTCTTCAGTTTGGctgtaatatataaatggtgatattcTGCTTAAATTCATCTGTATTGCATactaaatagtaataaatacatACCTTTGACCATAGGTAGCATAACAGGTCCATTATCAAGATCTACAGGTTCTCCATCATCGATAAAATCATCTCTcaacaataatttcaatttttcttcttcctcagCTTTATTAACACTGCGATTTAAATCTAATTTTGGTCTTTCTAAGGTATTCTGTGTACTTCTATCACTATCTCCataaccaccaccaccaccaccgccactgCTACTACGTTTCCCTGGGGTACTATTTATTCCAGTAGACCATATACCACTGGACTGAATAAATAAGGTATGCATAAATAAAAGGATAGAAGTATATTATTCATCAGAAAGGATTTTTCAATATACCTGTATTAGATTGCTTGCTCTTCCACGTCCTCTGTCGTTTCTGCCTCTTTCACCTCTACCACGTCCCCGATTGTCTCTACCTCTACCTGGTTTTACAGAATCAGCCGGTGTTGCATCccttcaaaattattaatatttaattaacttcttttattCGGACCTGGTTTTACTAATTGTAACTTactctttcttttttgttctcTGAGCATTTAAATTTGGTGTGTACACTTTCTTAGGTCTCTCAGTTTTAATGTTGCCTCCTAATGTTAGATCTCTTGGCAAACGAAACGAAGTTAGTCTAGTAGTAGCCGTCGATAAACCAGGCTCGGTTTTAATGCTTCTTATAGGAACCGGCATCGATGTTCCCGGttctacttttattttcacGTTAGTCAGATCTGTGTGGTTCGAGTTGACAGATTTATCAGAGGCcataattgaaaattgttatttgCAAGTGTTAATAATAGACAGGTGTGTCAGGCTATCGGCAACAGATTGCTTTTGTATTCAAGAATATATTTTCGGTACAATACTTTTCCTAAATTACTATTACAAACTTTTAACACAGCACATCGCACTTAACCTTAACGCATACATTGCCTATAAACTTTATAGAAATAGATCGAACTTTATTGAAATACACAAATGCCAATAGTACGGTACAACGTTATATctcgttaaacatttttaataattcactcCGAAATTTCAGTACACAAGGGATACGTCAGGTTACGCACTCCATTCTCATCGCACGTGCATGACCAACTGTCCCACTCTTCTCAAGAACGACGTACCGTGTGGAATCtgctgatttattaaaaaaaaatgtaaatcaacatcaaaacataatatttacatacattaatATACTTTCAGACTAcagaataatacattattatctCAAATGggtaagaaaatttcaaaaattcaaaccaATCAATTCCTCTACGATTTATAACCAAAGTTTTATCCGTAAATTCTAACCGCAAcatatataaacattattctgtaaacattgattttatatttaatctcCATAGGtcagaaaagaataatttactgCCACGAGTATTCGTGTGTCGCAAGAGTATGCAGCTGCAAAGCAAGGAGCGGGCATTTTTGAAATCATCGCGGCGTGTCATGACTTTCTCAATGTCCTTTGATCCTGGCTAGGTACGCAAACACTAATGCTTAAATCCCACAAAACAAAACCATTCCTTTAATCTTGATTTAATTACATATCATCTTCGCCCCTGCTAGGAACAATAATCCCAGAATTCCAAACCCGGAAGCACGGTTAACACGCTGCTCCGAaaggacgagttaactcgtcaacTGTACGGACCTATACACGTAGTaggtatttctttctttcttcatcCATCGACAGCATCCATCCACGTAATATCAATTACATCGCACCTATATAGTCGCCAATGCAGCTTTCTCCCTTCTTTCTTTTCACCTTCATCCTTctgttttttgtttcatttgttatgCCTGATTTCTGATTCCCTTGTTTATTCGCAACGCAGTCGGGCCAGGTATTGCAACAGCAGCAATACCGACGCCTGCTCGTTAACCGTTGCGCGCaatataattatctaattatcattattgttaaaATAGTGGCTCGGATGGACGATTAACGTGACGAGCGGACAAGCTGCAGGAGGCGACGGCAAGTGGCGATGTTTTCCGAACGGCTAGTAGCGGTGACATGGGCAGGAGAACAGAGTCGGTGTGATGAGGTCATCGTATGGTTTTTTAGCCGCGGCGGCAGTCGCGACGCGGAGCGCCCGAACGCCGGCTGCTACGTAGAATCCTGCGGCGGGGACATGCTTGCCATGTGCCAATCCGCGACCTATTATCTGTCTCGAACCCGCGAGTGCAACGTGTCCTCCTCGTTCCACGGTACCGGGAGATCCTTGCTCGGGCCCTGTTCACCGACCGTTTAATTCCGCCCGTTTCAATTAACCGGTTACACGCTCGATACCTGTACACGTTCACCGGTGAGGCTCTCCCCGACACACGCAGTAGTGCCTGATTTCGAATCGACGTGATTTCTACCCGGCTAGACGGATGACCGATTTAAAAGGCGACGCGGTCAACTACGCTCTTAAACCTGTTTCTCTACTCCCCCTCGGACATGGAACACGTCGAGTTTTCGAGTAgccggccgccgccgcggtATCTGCTCGTGGTATCTTTCGGTCCCCGAAGTCCTTTCTAGCGTCCGACTCTCCAATGAAAATCTATCCGTGTAAACCGGTGTGGTCCACGTTCGAATTTTTATCCCGAGCCTCCCCGCCTCCTCGTAACCACGGATGCGCGGATGTTTAgcgagaaatattgtaaatacacTGTACGCGGATTATCCCGTAGTAAATAGGAGTTGGGGCCGGAATTTATACGCGCGCACAGGTATTACAATCGAATTTAGCACGCCGAGTTTCGCGCTAAATTCGCGTGGTTTATCGTTCGTCCTGCGTAGGCCACGCGATAGTTCACGGGTTTATTACGTTTATTTATAAGGTGTGCACCGTAAAACCACATTCGACGTGTCAGTGGGAACGTGGTCGTACGCGTACGCCTGGAGGAATGATAAATTATTAGGGGATACACTTGAAACGCGAGCGGCGAGTTAACTCGTTTCGCCGCGAGTCGGCAGGCACGGTTTAGGATAACAATGCGGATCGCCCGTGATCCATAGGCCGAGGAAAAACGGAAGGGGGCGGGTGCTCCGAAGGATACCACGTGTTTCGGGGTGAACGCGTGGAGCGCAAGCGCGAAACCTAGAGCCTGCCTCGGCCAGTGTTCAAATCTGTTATTGCAGACCGCGAAGCGTGGTTCTCCACGAagcggtcgcgcgcgcgtgtatacCCGCAGAAGTCCGGTGAACGTTAGTTGGTTCTCGTATGTCGTCGTCGACGCGATGCCACCGGATCCACGACGTATCGGATTCAAGCTTGCCCGCTCGGGAATCGATAATCAGTATCCAAAAGGACCTTGAGATCGTTCGTGATCGATCAAGGATCGAAAAACCTTGACGGACCTCTCCTCGGCTGCCGTATCATTACCTCGCGGCCTCGTGCGCCGTCTACGATTCGTTCCCGGTGCTTTCGACGCAATCGCGAAATTCGACGTTCGACGGTACCCGTAAGATCGTAAACAAGACCTTTGACCCGAGAGTCGCGCGTGTGCAGcgtcttttttctctttctctcttacttGTTAGTCGTGGAAATAAGTCAGCTCGGTAAGCTGAAAGCATTCGTTAAACGTTCTCCTCTATTGTACTTGCTTTTTCCAGATCTGGAAACCGTTGTCACCGGGTTTGGCGACCCTTGACGAGCACCTAGGAGGTTTCATGGTGTTTCGATCGGTCGAATGAGATCCAAGCTCGCCAGGACGGAGCAGGGGGCAAGGTGCGAACACGTGTACGAACTGCTGATCGAATTCGAGCCGCTTCCAGTTGTCGCGCGGACGTGGCCGAGGATGCGTCGAAGCGG belongs to Nomia melanderi isolate GNS246 chromosome 12, iyNomMela1, whole genome shotgun sequence and includes:
- the RpIIIC53 gene encoding RNA polymerase III subunit C53 isoform X2 is translated as MASDKSVNSNHTDLTNVKIKVEPGTSMPVPIRSIKTEPGLSTATTRLTSFRLPRDLTLGGNIKTERPKKVYTPNLNAQRTKKKEDATPADSVKPGRGRDNRGRGRGERGRNDRGRGRASNLIQSSGIWSTGINSTPGKRSSSGGGGGGGYGDSDRSTQNTLERPKLDLNRSVNKAEEEEKLKLLLRDDFIDDGEPVDLDNGPVMLPMVKAKLKNEETKQELEVEEEEINEKPIILENGEVLPPKTEVKVPKSKIELKDEFDSIPEMIENKSNSYILIQFPDCLPGFVGSAEDTRTTRPNVTSQEKRTTSTSETEFCTLNTLKPGILGKLQILKSGKTRLVLGENNLIVDVGSHLSFRQDLIAAKLDTEQLNGDLINLGPVSNTLICSPDWESMLAKL
- the RpIIIC53 gene encoding RNA polymerase III subunit C53 isoform X1 — translated: MASDKSVNSNHTDLTNVKIKVEPGTSMPVPIRSIKTEPGLSTATTRLTSFRLPRDLTLGGNIKTERPKKVYTPNLNAQRTKKKEDATPADSVKPGRGRDNRGRGRGERGRNDRGRGRASNLIQSSGIWSTGINSTPGKRSSSGGGGGGGYGDSDRSTQNTLERPKLDLNRSVNKAEEEEKLKLLLRDDFIDDGEPVDLDNGPVMLPMVKAKLKNEETKQELEVEEEEINEKPIILENGEGTYNVILLCQRNCKVLLFLVLPPKTEVKVPKSKIELKDEFDSIPEMIENKSNSYILIQFPDCLPGFVGSAEDTRTTRPNVTSQEKRTTSTSETEFCTLNTLKPGILGKLQILKSGKTRLVLGENNLIVDVGSHLSFRQDLIAAKLDTEQLNGDLINLGPVSNTLICSPDWESMLAKL